In a single window of the Lagenorhynchus albirostris chromosome 19, mLagAlb1.1, whole genome shotgun sequence genome:
- the LOC132510108 gene encoding zinc finger protein 211-like translates to MAAPALRDQAQGSVTFEDVAVYFSWEEWCLLDEVQIHLYLDVMLENFALVCMLGSWHRVEDEETPSEQSVSAGVSQIRTSSAGSSPEKAQPCKMCLPVLRDILHLAEEQGTNRGQKAYTCGACGKQFYFTANLQEHQKQHIREKPFSCDMGRPAFFKSCTIHATGNLSTYMEIGNNYVAKIGLQKQVTNTRKKLNNSKVCEAVFDSGKCHHSCGEGNKFSSHTEILVQSETVLTCERFCECSNCGKACTQRSNHSQHQKVHTGERSYECSQCGKFFTHKSSFLTHQRVHSGERPYECSECGKSFTTRSGLYYHLRVHTGERPYECNECGKSFSNRSILCNHQRVHSGEKPFECSECGKFFSRNGHLSAHKKVHTGEKPYECNKCGKFFTAKTSLHYHQRIHSGEKPYECSQCGKSFTTSSGFYYHQRVHSGERPYECSECGKSFTSSSGLYYHQRVHSGERPYECSECGKSFTTSSALYYHQRVHSGERPYECSECGKCFTGSSSLNRHQRVHSGERPYECIACGKCFSIISDLYVHQRIHTGERPYKCNECGKCFTDTSSLHRHQRVHTGERPYECTECGKCFSRRQLLYIHRKIHTGEKPCE, encoded by the coding sequence gTTCTTGGCACCGGGTCGAGGATGAAGAGACACCTTCTGAACAGAGCGTATCTGCAGGAGTGTCACAGATCAGGACTTCCAGCGCAGGTTCATCTCCTGAGAAGGCCCAGCCCTGTAAGATGTGCCTCCCAGTCTTGAGAGACATTTTGCACTTGGCTGAAGAGCAAGGAACAAATAGGGGGCAGAAAGCATACACATGTGGGGCATGTGGGAAACAGTTCTATTTCACTGCAAACCTTCAAGAGCACCAGAAGCAGCACATTAGAGAGAAACCCTTCAGCTGTGATATGGGGAGACCCGCATTTTTCAAAAGCTGCACAATCCATGCAACAGGGAATCTCTCTACCTACATGGAGATTGGGAACAACTATGTGGCCAAAATTGGACTTCAGAAACAGGTTACTAATACCAGGAAGAAACTGAACAACAGTAAGGTGTGTGAAGCTGTTTTTGACAGTGGAAAATGTCATCACAGCTGTGGAGAAGGCAACAAATTCTCCAGCCACACAGAAATACTTGTTCAGTCTGAGACAGTCCTCACTTGTGAAAGGTTTTGTGAATGCAGCAACTGTGGGAAAGCCTGCACCCAAAGAAGTAACCATAGTCAGCACCAGAaggttcacactggagaaaggtcTTATGAATGCAGCCAATGTGGAAAATTTTTTACCCACAAATCTAGTTTCCTTACACATCAGAGAGTTCACAGTGgggaaaggccttatgagtgcagtgaatgtggaaaaTCTTTTACTACTAGGTCTGGCCTCTATTATCATCTGcgagttcacactggagaaaggccttatgagtgcaatgaatgtgggaaatcttttagTAATAGGTCAATCCTTTGTAATCATCAGAGagttcacagtggagaaaagccttttgagtgcagtgaatgtgggaaattcttTAGCCGAAATGGACACCTCAGTGCCCATAAGAAAGTTCATACTGGAGAAAAGCCTTATGAATGCAATAAATGTGGAAAATTTTTTACTGCTAAGACGAGCCTTCATTACCATCAGCGAattcacagtggagaaaagccTTATGAGTGTAGTcaatgtgggaaatcttttacTACTAGCTCTGGTTTCTATTATCATCAGAGAGttcacagtggagaaaggccttatgagtgcagtgaatgtgggaaatcttttacTAGTAGTTCTGGTCTCTATTATCATCAGAGAGttcacagtggagaaaggccttatgagtgcagtgaatgtgggaaatcttttacTACTAGTTCTGCTCTCTATTATCATCAGAGAGttcacagtggagaaaggccttatgagtgcagtgaatgtgggaagtGTTTTACTGGTAGCTCGAGCCTTAATCGTCATCAGAGGGttcacagtggagaaaggccttatgagtgcattGCATGTGGGAAATGTTTTAGTATtatatctgatctttatgttcatcagagaattcacacaggagaaaggccttatAAGTGCAATGAATGTGGGAAATGTTTTACTGATACGTCAAGCCTTCATCGtcatcagagagttcacactggagaaaggccttatgagtgtaCTGAATGTGGGAAATGCTTTAGCCGAAGACAGCTCCTCTATATCCATAGGAAAATCCACACTGGAGAAAAGCCTTGTGAGTGA
- the LOC132510106 gene encoding zinc finger protein 211-like, with protein MAAAALTDPAQGSVTFEDVAVYFSCEEWCLLDEVQIHLYLDVMLENFALVCMLGSWRGVDEETPSEENICVEGVSQIRTPRAGSSPEKAQPCKMCVPVLRDILHLAEEQGANRGQKAYTCGACGKQFYFTANLQQHRKQHIREKPFRCDVRRLAFLKSFTVYTSGNLSVYSEIGKKLAANMGLQQQATNIRKEQNNSHECEAVFHSGTIHRSWGEGRKSSSHTDMYERVITSEAFCECSKCGKACTQSCNLMQHQRVHTGEKPYECSECGKSFSRSHHLSVHRKIHTGEKPYACKKCAKSFLQRSSFIQHLRVHTGDKHYECSECGKSFSKKSNFLQHKRVHTGERPYECSECGKSFIHRCQLFIHQRVHTGERPYECSECGKSFIHRCQLLIHQRVHTGERPYECSECGKSFTVRSVLQNHQRIHTGERPYECSQCEKSFIHRCQLLIHQRVHTGERPYECSECGKSFTARSALQNHQRIHTGERPYECSQCGKSFIHRCQLLIHQRVHTGERPYECSQCGKSFTARSGLQNHQRIHTGERPYECSQCGKSFIHRCQLLIHQRVHTGERPYECNECGKSFTARSALQNHQRVHTGERPYECSECGKSFIHRCHLLIHQRVHTGERPYECSECGKSFIHRCQLLIHQRVHTGERPYECSQCGKSFTARSGLQNHQRIHTGERPYECSQCGKSFIHRCQLLIHQRVHTGERPYVCSECGKSFIHRCQLLIHQRVHTGERPYVCSECGKSFIHRCQLLIHQRVHTGERPYECSQCGKSFTARSGLRNHQRVHTGERPYECSECGKLFIVISGLIKHQRVHTGERPYECNECGKSFTARAGLQNHQRIHTGERPYECKECGKSFTARSGLQNHQRVHTGERPYECMECRKSFTSRSGLRNHQSVHTGERPYECSECGKSFSQRQILSTHRKIHTGERPHECKECGKSFIQKCSLIHHQRVHRGENAL; from the exons ATGGCGGCGGCTGCGCTGACGGACCCGGCTCAG GGCAGTGTGACCTTTGAGGATGTGGCCGTGTACTTCTCCTGCGAGGAATGGTGTCTTCTTGATGAGGTTCAGATACACCTGTACCTTGATGTCATGCTGGAGAACTTTGCCCTTGTCTGCATGCTGG GTTCTTGGCGTGGAGTCGATGAAGAGACACCTTCTGAAGAGAACATATGTGTGGAGGGAGTATCACAGATTAGGACCCCCAGGGCAGGTTCATCTCCTGAGAAGGCCCAGCCCTGTAAGATGTGCGTCCCAGTCTTGAGAGACATTTTGCACTTGGCTGAAGAGCAGGGAGCAAATAGGGGCCAGAAAGCATACACATGTGGGGCATGTGGGAAACAGTTCTATTTCACTGCAAACCTTCAACAACACCGGAAGCAGCACATTAGAGAGAAACCTTTCCGATGTGATGTGAGGAGACTTGCATTTCTGAAGAGCTTCACAGTCTACACATCAGGGAATCTCTCTGTGTACAGTGAAATTGGGAAGAAATTAGCAGCCAACATGGGACTTCAGCAACAGGCCACTAATATCAGGAAGGAACAAAACAACAGTCATGAGTGTGAAGCTGTTTTTCACAGTGGAACAATTCATCGgagctggggagaaggcagaaaaTCCTCCAGCCACACAGATATGTATGAGAGAGTCATCACTAGTGAAGCGTTTTGTGAGTGCAGCAAATGTGGGAAAGCCTGCACCCAAAGTTGTAATCTTATGCAGCAccagagagttcacactggagagaagccttaTGAGTGCAGCGAATGTGGAAAATCCTTTAGCCGAAGCCACCACCTCAGTGTGCATAGGAAGATCCACACCGGAGAGAAGCCTTATGCATGCAAGAAATGTGCTAAATCTTTTCTCCAAAGGTCCAGCTTCATTCAACATCtgagagttcacactggagacAAGCATTatgaatgcagtgaatgtggaaaaTCTTTTAGCAAAAAGTCCAATTTCCTTCAACATAAGAGAGTTCatactggagaaaggccttatgagtgcagtgaatgtgggaaatcctttaTCCATAGATGTCAACTTTTTATACACCAGAGAgttcacacaggagaaaggccttatgagtgcagtgaatgtgggaaatcctttaTTCATAGATGTCAACTTCTTATACACCAGAGAgttcacacaggagaaaggccttatgagtgcagtgaatgtgggaaatcttttacAGTTAGGTCTGTCCTGCAAaatcatcagagaattcatactggagagaggccttatgagtgcagccAATGTGAGAAATCCTTTATCCATAGATGTCAACTTCTTATACACCAGAGAGTTCACACAGGAGAAAGaccttatgagtgcagtgaatgtgggaaatcttttacAGCTAGGTCTGCCCTCCAAaatcatcagagaattcatactggagagaggccttatgagtgcagccAATGTGGGAAATCCTTTATCCATAGATGTCAACTTCTTATACACCAGAGAgttcacacaggagaaaggccttatgagtgcagccaatgtgggaaatcttttacAGCTAGGTCTGGCCTCCAAaatcatcagagaattcatactggagaaagACCTTATGAATGCAGCCAATGTGGGAAATCCTTTATTCATAGATGTCAACTTCTTATACAccagagagttcacactggagaaaggccttatgagtgcaatGAATGCGGGAAATCTTTTACAGCTAGGTCTGCCCTCCAAAatcatcagagagttcacacaggagaaaggccttatgagtgcagtgaatgtggaaaaTCCTTTATTCATAGATGTCACCTTCTTATACACCAGAGAgttcacacaggagaaaggccttatgagtgcagtgaatgtgggaaatcctttaTTCATAGATGTCAACTTCTTATACACCAGAGAgttcacacaggagaaaggccttatgagtgcagccaatgtgggaaatcttttacAGCTAGGTCTGGCCTCCAAaatcatcagagaattcatactggagaaaggccttatgagtgcagccAATGTGGAAAATCCTTTATCCATAGATGTCAACTTCTTATACACCAGAGAgttcacacaggagaaaggccttatgtgtgcagtgaatgtgggaaatcttttatTCATAGATGTCAACTTCTTATACACCAGAGAgttcacacaggagaaaggccttatgtgtgcagtgaatgtgggaagtcCTTTATTCATAGATGTCAACTTCTTATACACCAGAGAgttcacacaggagaaaggccttatgagtgcagccaatgtgggaaatcttttacAGCTAGGTCTGGCCTCCGAAATCATCAGAGAGTTCATACTGGAGAAAGaccttatgagtgcagtgaatgtgggaaattgTTTATTGTTATTTCTGGCCTTATTAAACATCAGAGAgttcacacaggagaaaggccttatgagtgtaatgaatgtgggaaatctttcACTGCGAGAGCTGGCCTCCAAaatcatcagagaattcacacgggagaaaggccttatgagtgtaaggaatgtgggaaatcttttacTGCGAGATCTGGCCTCCAAAatcatcagagagttcacacaggagaaaggccttatgagtgtaTGGAATGTAGGAAATCTTTTACTTCTAGGTCTGGCCTCCGAAATCATCAGAGTGTTCatactggagaaaggccttatgagtgcagtgaatgtggaaaaTCTTTTAGCCAAAGACAAATCCTCAGTACCCATAGGAAAATCCATACTGGAGAAAGGCCTCATGAGTGCAAAGAATGTGGTAAATCTTTTATCCAAAAGTGCAGCTTAATTCATCATCAGAGAGTTCACCGTGGAGAAAACGCCCTATGA